A window of Ruminococcus champanellensis 18P13 = JCM 17042 contains these coding sequences:
- a CDS encoding TetR/AcrR family transcriptional regulator, translating to MASFTEKAIMDSFIKLLNAKPLDKITVKDIVEDCGINRNTFYYHFDDIPTLVTRILEDETNRALSLHRDVHSWEEGFIAAAQFALSNKRLIYHIYNSVSREIFERYLNDITWDIMYRFVDTIARDIACDASDKKLIASFYKAALVGMILDWLANGMKYDPEEIIGRLGVMLEGNIRASLKKVEKQQRHT from the coding sequence GTGGCGTCATTTACCGAAAAGGCAATTATGGATTCCTTCATCAAGCTGTTGAACGCAAAGCCCCTTGACAAGATCACGGTCAAGGACATTGTGGAGGACTGCGGCATCAACCGCAACACATTCTACTACCATTTTGACGATATTCCCACCCTGGTGACCAGGATCCTGGAGGATGAGACCAACCGGGCGCTGTCCCTGCACAGGGATGTGCACTCCTGGGAGGAGGGGTTTATTGCCGCCGCCCAGTTTGCCCTGTCCAACAAGCGGCTGATCTACCACATTTACAACTCCGTGAGCCGGGAGATCTTCGAGCGGTATCTGAACGACATTACCTGGGACATTATGTACCGGTTTGTGGATACCATTGCCCGGGACATTGCCTGTGATGCGTCGGACAAAAAGCTGATTGCAAGCTTTTATAAGGCGGCATTGGTGGGCATGATCCTGGACTGGCTGGCAAACGGTATGAAATACGACCCGGAGGAGATCATCGGCAGACTGGGAGTCATGCTGGAGGGGAACATCCGGGCGTCCCTGAAAAAAGTGGAGAAGCAGCAGCGGCATACATAA